A part of Vibrio navarrensis genomic DNA contains:
- a CDS encoding autotransporter outer membrane beta-barrel domain-containing protein — MNKNTKLSNLVKLTLATSMGFVFTTGVSANVNIDNLTGLAASGGGDAYDVYNLKALYEYVNANQAWNSGLYQLLESATTKEEAAALASALSPDRSGASLYSVMSSQSLFSNTLRKRGTDFILGDYGNTSMWVSVLGSESSQYVTNDGSNRYDGYDSESTGIAFGYDLMRSSDAIVGLAFSQQKTDVENRLTDRTLDIENYYAALHGLFKFDDMYLSAQGIVGWSDYLSKHNVNGVPSYSGSTAEDATFGGDNYGVSADLYYPLYVGSFTVLPSVYADYQLVRVDGYKENQADNSLLVKDFDKLEHEALYLGVGVEVANSISTNLGIFSAQAKFKAKQEVLDHITFSKGRLANGGYEFAAPIAQLDDTFYETNIDFTWETASNFSFNLGAQYSWSDSQDTTMFYGRGTYSF; from the coding sequence ATGAACAAAAACACTAAGTTGAGCAATTTAGTCAAATTGACACTCGCTACATCGATGGGTTTTGTCTTTACAACAGGTGTTTCAGCAAACGTCAATATTGACAACCTAACCGGACTGGCTGCCAGTGGTGGTGGTGATGCTTATGATGTGTACAACTTAAAAGCACTGTATGAGTATGTTAATGCAAACCAGGCATGGAACTCAGGGCTTTATCAGCTGTTAGAATCCGCAACCACTAAAGAAGAAGCGGCGGCGCTGGCGAGTGCTCTCAGCCCAGATCGCAGTGGGGCGTCCTTATACAGCGTTATGTCATCACAATCTCTCTTTTCCAATACCTTACGTAAACGTGGCACAGACTTTATTTTAGGGGATTACGGTAACACTTCTATGTGGGTATCGGTCTTGGGGTCTGAATCAAGTCAGTATGTAACTAATGATGGTAGCAATCGCTACGATGGTTATGACTCAGAATCCACTGGTATTGCCTTCGGTTACGATCTTATGCGTTCAAGTGATGCCATTGTTGGATTAGCATTCAGTCAACAAAAAACAGACGTGGAAAACCGTCTGACTGACCGCACTCTGGATATCGAGAATTACTATGCGGCCTTGCATGGTCTGTTCAAATTTGACGACATGTACCTTTCAGCACAAGGCATTGTTGGTTGGTCTGATTACCTAAGCAAACACAATGTGAATGGTGTTCCTTCTTACTCTGGTTCAACCGCTGAAGATGCAACGTTTGGTGGTGACAACTACGGTGTGAGTGCGGATTTGTACTACCCACTTTACGTTGGTTCTTTTACTGTTCTTCCATCTGTTTACGCCGATTACCAATTGGTTCGCGTGGATGGTTATAAAGAAAATCAAGCCGATAATTCTCTCTTAGTGAAAGATTTTGACAAACTTGAGCATGAAGCCTTGTATCTCGGTGTTGGTGTTGAAGTCGCGAACAGCATTTCCACTAACCTGGGTATTTTCTCTGCACAAGCGAAATTTAAAGCCAAACAAGAAGTGCTTGATCATATCACCTTCTCCAAAGGTCGTCTGGCTAATGGTGGTTATGAATTTGCAGCGCCAATTGCACAACTTGATGACACTTTCTATGAAACCAACATCGATTTCACCTGGGAAACCGCAAGCAACTTCTCATTTAACCTCGGTGCTCAGTACTCTTGGAGTGATTCACAAGACACGACCATGTTTTACGGCCGTGGCACGTACTCTTTCTAA
- a CDS encoding sulfatase-like hydrolase/transferase: MKISRRNFLKSIGALGASLSLSPLVHAQTQKPNVLFIAIDDLNDWIGGLRGHVQAKTPNIDRLMQKSHKFVNAHCAVPVCGPSRNAILSGMAPTTTGWYTNRELGLKNFPAIAEEVMGNIPTLPQHFKQNGYYTMACGKIFHHGTSDYRAEKQWHVEQDKYEIKNEEYLERGFGYGRYGVNDHKYYPFPKDGGQIVTTFGPDAKGKSLCWGELERKDIPMGGLMPDEYFAHWAAEQLHKDYDQPFFLAAGFIRPHVPFTAPEEYFEMFPLESIQMPDIIEDEMKDIPLYGKAMTMGAIEGGDHAAVEKVSPTFWRELVRANLACIAFVDAQIGKVLDALESSKYNDNTVVMLWSDHGQNFGEHRNWRKNTLWEESTHVPLVIKMPKQTQGVEYTEAVSLLDVYPTITSLCGLPEVPSNEGLSLTPFINNPDFKRNKPAVTTWGYKNHAVRDERYRYIQYRDGSEELYDHNVDPNEHTNLANQSEYKGVIEKLKVWIPTKNRLPYGMEDFKQGDFLEKHLREWEQNDVPDFLS; the protein is encoded by the coding sequence GTGAAAATTTCACGCCGTAATTTTCTTAAATCTATTGGAGCGTTAGGGGCGAGTTTAAGCTTGAGCCCGTTAGTTCATGCTCAAACCCAAAAGCCGAATGTACTGTTTATCGCCATTGACGACCTAAACGATTGGATTGGTGGGTTACGTGGTCATGTACAGGCAAAAACACCGAACATCGATCGTTTGATGCAAAAAAGCCATAAATTTGTCAATGCCCACTGTGCGGTCCCCGTTTGTGGTCCGTCACGCAACGCGATTTTGTCTGGTATGGCGCCAACGACAACAGGTTGGTACACCAACCGAGAACTTGGTCTGAAAAACTTTCCAGCGATCGCTGAAGAAGTGATGGGCAATATTCCCACCTTACCACAGCATTTTAAGCAGAATGGTTACTACACCATGGCGTGTGGCAAAATTTTCCATCATGGTACCTCGGACTATCGTGCAGAAAAGCAGTGGCACGTTGAGCAAGATAAATACGAAATCAAAAACGAGGAATACCTCGAGCGTGGTTTTGGCTATGGTCGTTACGGCGTCAATGATCACAAATACTACCCATTTCCGAAAGATGGCGGTCAAATCGTCACGACATTTGGTCCGGATGCGAAAGGAAAATCCCTTTGCTGGGGCGAACTTGAGCGTAAGGATATCCCAATGGGCGGCTTGATGCCGGACGAATATTTTGCACATTGGGCTGCCGAGCAACTGCACAAAGATTACGATCAGCCTTTCTTTTTAGCGGCGGGTTTTATTCGACCACATGTGCCTTTCACTGCGCCGGAAGAGTATTTTGAAATGTTCCCGCTTGAGTCTATTCAGATGCCGGACATTATCGAAGACGAAATGAAAGATATCCCACTTTACGGTAAAGCCATGACGATGGGCGCAATTGAAGGAGGGGACCACGCAGCAGTAGAAAAAGTGAGTCCGACGTTCTGGAGAGAGCTGGTGCGCGCTAACCTGGCTTGCATTGCCTTCGTGGATGCGCAAATTGGTAAAGTCTTAGATGCGCTTGAGTCGAGTAAATATAACGACAATACCGTGGTGATGCTTTGGTCTGATCATGGGCAAAATTTTGGTGAACACCGAAACTGGCGTAAAAACACGTTATGGGAAGAGTCTACTCATGTTCCCTTAGTGATTAAAATGCCGAAACAGACACAAGGTGTGGAATATACAGAAGCGGTAAGCTTACTTGATGTTTACCCGACCATTACATCACTATGCGGTTTGCCAGAAGTGCCTTCCAACGAAGGGTTAAGCCTGACCCCTTTCATTAATAACCCTGACTTTAAACGAAATAAGCCAGCGGTGACGACTTGGGGATATAAAAACCATGCCGTGCGTGATGAACGCTACCGTTACATTCAATATCGCGATGGTTCTGAAGAGCTGTATGATCACAACGTCGATCCAAATGAGCATACCAACCTAGCAAATCAGTCAGAATACAAAGGTGTGATTGAAAAACTCAAAGTATGGATCCCAACAAAGAATCGCTTACCTTATGGTATGGAAGACTTTAAGCAAGGTGATTTCTTAGAAAAACACTTACGCGAGTGGGAACAAAATGATGTTCCAGACTTCTTAAGCTAA